The Punica granatum isolate Tunisia-2019 chromosome 4, ASM765513v2, whole genome shotgun sequence genome has a window encoding:
- the LOC116204606 gene encoding cysteine-rich receptor-like protein kinase 10 isoform X1 has protein sequence MKPPTPPTMKPTHRQSCSSPIIIFFFLLSLLLNLSYRAGAQDEPTYLSHSCSNATVFSPNSTYQRNLNALLSNLSSNSADYNSGFTSGTAGQAPPDRVYGLFLCRGDQSQASCRDCVGYATGDVLRRCPKEKVSSIWYDQCMLTYSNQSILSTMRDSPFLVLYNTANISDPTRFNSLLDETLSTILSRTASSQLAGKKFAVQRANFTVLQPLYTLAQCTPDLTTTDCTMCLQMGAGRLVRRAQGSRYFNPSCTIRFETYVFYNETAVALLSPPPPAPVPLPPPSSVPRPKGRKISTAVIIAIVAPIGVTVMVFIILCCLIRRRAAKRHEVAQDASDGNDMTNVESLQFDFAAIQAATDNFSANNKLGEGGFGEVFKGVLRTGQLVAVKRLSRSSGQGAEEFKNEVVVVAKLQHRNLVQLLGFCLEGEEKILIYEYVHNKSLDNLLFDSEKRGLLDWSRRYKIISGIARGMLYLHEESRLRIIHRDLKTSNVLLDTDMNPKIADFGMARIFGVDQTQGTTNKVVGTYGYMSPEYAMHGQFSVKSDVYSFGVLVLEILSGEKNSSFYQSGTAEDLPSHAWKHWRDGTPMEVLDPILRDSCSRNEVIRCIHMSLLCLQEDPADRPTMATIALTLNSYSVTLPVPQQPAFFFRSRMGQLYSESGKSGFGKSTSESMPVSVNEVSITEVEPR, from the exons ATGAAGCCCCCAACCCCACCCACCATGAAACCAACACACCGGCAGAGTTGTTCTTCTcccatcatcatcttcttcttccttctcagCTTGCTGCTCAACCTTTCTTACAGAGCTGGAGCTCAAGATGAGCCCACCTATCTGTCCCATTCCTGCTCGAACGCGACCGTTTTCTCCCCCAACAGCACTTACCAGAGAAACCTCAACGCTCTATTATCTAATCTCTCCTCCAACTCCGCCGATTACAACAGCGGCTTCACCAGTGGCACGGCAGGGCAGGCCCCACCTGACCGGGTGTACGGGCTCTTCCTTTGCCGCGGAGATCAAAGCCAGGCCTCGTGCCGAGACTGTGTTGGCTACGCGACCGGGGACGTTCTCCGGAGATGCCCCAAGGAGAAAGTCTCCAGCATATG GTATGACCAGTGCATGCTGACCTATTCCAATCAATCGATCCTGTCCACCATGAGGGACAGTCCATTTCTAGTGTTGTACAACACTGCGAACATATCAGACCCAACCCGATTCAACAGTTTGTTGGATGAGACACTCAGCACCATTCTCTCGAGGACTGCAAGCAGCCAATTGGCAGGAAAGAAGTTTGCAGTGCAGAGAGCCAATTTCACTGTGTTGCAGCCCCTGTACACGCTCGCCCAGTGCACGCCCGACTTGACCACAACAGACTGTACTATGTGCCTGCAAATGGGGGCTGGAAGGCTTGTTCGAAGGGCACAAGGATCTAGATACTTTAACCCAAGCTGCACTATTCGGTTTGAGACTTATGTGTTCTACAACGAAACTGCTGTAGCGCTGCTGTCGCCACCTCCTCCAGCACCAGTTCCCCTGCCTCCTCCAAGTTCCGTTCCAAGGCCTAAAG GTCGGAAGATCTCAACTGCGGTAATTATTGCCATTGTTGCTCCAATTGGTGTCACGGTCATGGTTTTCATCATATTGTGTTGTTTGATACGAAGGAGAGCAGCAAAGAGACATGAAGTTGCACAAGATGCAAGCG ATGGAAATGATATGACGAATGTTGAGTCCCTACAGTTTGATTTCGCCGCAATACAAGCTGCAACAGATAATTTCTCAGCCAATAACAAATTAGGGGAAGGAGGGTTTGGCGAAGTCTTCAAG GGTGTGCTTCGGACTGGACAGCTCGTAGCCGTAAAAAGATTGTCTAGGAGTTCTGGGCAAGGTGCtgaagaatttaagaatgaagtcgTGGTGGTGGCGAAGCTTCAGCACAGGAATCTCGTGCAGCTGCTCGGGTTTTGCCTTGAAGGAGAAGAGAAAATCCTTATCTATGAATATGTGCACAACAAGAGCCTTGACAACCTCTTATTTG ACTCGGAGAAACGGGGACTCTTGGATTGGTCAAGGAGATACAAGATCATATCTGGGATAGCAAGAGGCATGTTGTATCTTCATGAAGAATCCCGACTCAGGATAATTCACCGCGATCTCAAAACTAGCAATGTGTTGCTCGACACAGACATGAACCCGAAGATTGCAGATTTTGGAATGGCGAGGATCTTCGGGGTCGATCAAACACAAGGAACCACAAACAAAGTTGTCGGAACATA TGGTTACATGTCCCCAGAGTATGCAATGCATGGGCAGTTCTCGGTGAAATCTGATGTCTACAGCTTCGGGGTCTTGGTTCTAGAGATCCTATCGGGTGAAAAGAATAGTTCCTTCTATCAATCTGGCACTGCCGAGGACCTTCCTAGCCAT GCTTGGAAGCACTGGAGGGACGGGACACCTATGGAAGTGTTGGATCCAATTTTGAGGGACTCATGCTCGAGGAATGAAGTCATTAGATGCATCCACATGAGCTTACTGTGCCTTCAGGAAGACCCAGCAGATCGCCCCACAATGGCCACGATAGCTCTCACGCTTAACAGCTACTCTGTTACCTTGCCAGTCCCTCAACAACCTGCATTTTTCTTCCGTAGCAGGATGGGTCAGCTGTACTCGGAGTCAGGGAAGTCGGGGTTCGGTAAATCCACAAGCGAGTCAATGCCGGTGTCTGTGAATGAAGTGTCGATTACTGAGGTTGAACCTCGGTAG
- the LOC116204606 gene encoding cysteine-rich receptor-like protein kinase 10 isoform X2 produces the protein MVFIILCCLIRRRAAKRHEVAQDASDGNDMTNVESLQFDFAAIQAATDNFSANNKLGEGGFGEVFKGVLRTGQLVAVKRLSRSSGQGAEEFKNEVVVVAKLQHRNLVQLLGFCLEGEEKILIYEYVHNKSLDNLLFDSEKRGLLDWSRRYKIISGIARGMLYLHEESRLRIIHRDLKTSNVLLDTDMNPKIADFGMARIFGVDQTQGTTNKVVGTYGYMSPEYAMHGQFSVKSDVYSFGVLVLEILSGEKNSSFYQSGTAEDLPSHAWKHWRDGTPMEVLDPILRDSCSRNEVIRCIHMSLLCLQEDPADRPTMATIALTLNSYSVTLPVPQQPAFFFRSRMGQLYSESGKSGFGKSTSESMPVSVNEVSITEVEPR, from the exons ATGGTTTTCATCATATTGTGTTGTTTGATACGAAGGAGAGCAGCAAAGAGACATGAAGTTGCACAAGATGCAAGCG ATGGAAATGATATGACGAATGTTGAGTCCCTACAGTTTGATTTCGCCGCAATACAAGCTGCAACAGATAATTTCTCAGCCAATAACAAATTAGGGGAAGGAGGGTTTGGCGAAGTCTTCAAG GGTGTGCTTCGGACTGGACAGCTCGTAGCCGTAAAAAGATTGTCTAGGAGTTCTGGGCAAGGTGCtgaagaatttaagaatgaagtcgTGGTGGTGGCGAAGCTTCAGCACAGGAATCTCGTGCAGCTGCTCGGGTTTTGCCTTGAAGGAGAAGAGAAAATCCTTATCTATGAATATGTGCACAACAAGAGCCTTGACAACCTCTTATTTG ACTCGGAGAAACGGGGACTCTTGGATTGGTCAAGGAGATACAAGATCATATCTGGGATAGCAAGAGGCATGTTGTATCTTCATGAAGAATCCCGACTCAGGATAATTCACCGCGATCTCAAAACTAGCAATGTGTTGCTCGACACAGACATGAACCCGAAGATTGCAGATTTTGGAATGGCGAGGATCTTCGGGGTCGATCAAACACAAGGAACCACAAACAAAGTTGTCGGAACATA TGGTTACATGTCCCCAGAGTATGCAATGCATGGGCAGTTCTCGGTGAAATCTGATGTCTACAGCTTCGGGGTCTTGGTTCTAGAGATCCTATCGGGTGAAAAGAATAGTTCCTTCTATCAATCTGGCACTGCCGAGGACCTTCCTAGCCAT GCTTGGAAGCACTGGAGGGACGGGACACCTATGGAAGTGTTGGATCCAATTTTGAGGGACTCATGCTCGAGGAATGAAGTCATTAGATGCATCCACATGAGCTTACTGTGCCTTCAGGAAGACCCAGCAGATCGCCCCACAATGGCCACGATAGCTCTCACGCTTAACAGCTACTCTGTTACCTTGCCAGTCCCTCAACAACCTGCATTTTTCTTCCGTAGCAGGATGGGTCAGCTGTACTCGGAGTCAGGGAAGTCGGGGTTCGGTAAATCCACAAGCGAGTCAATGCCGGTGTCTGTGAATGAAGTGTCGATTACTGAGGTTGAACCTCGGTAG